One stretch of Paenibacillus sp. AN1007 DNA includes these proteins:
- a CDS encoding extracellular solute-binding protein, whose protein sequence is MKKTKKMLLPLVSMLLMSILLSACGGGNNAASGEGGSSGSGKVTISFMHWRGEDSEAFNKTIDAFEKENPNIHVEMQTLPSDQYQSTVQSKISDGSTGDVFASFPGAQFQAFSKAGLFTDLTGSSFLSNYNPKLIEAGQHDGKQYAVPYQLVYNDPIYNVKLFEKYGLTPPKDWEGFLALCQKLKDNGIIPIAFAGADIGPGQFMNTMVMNNAPSDDIFTKVEAGEAKLTDEFWVKTLTQIKELNDKGYFQQDALGTKDPAAGALFIQEKAAMLASGSYQLAQNKQQNPNLEQKLLAPITVSADQAKYEGVHTTTFMLAVNSKSKHPEEAKKFLEFLSKPDAAGAYANQTGQNVTVNDVKYDTPELQVAGEWANKKTVFQPRFTILNGDNQKAVTNSIQAVLSGTSPEEAAQQAQAIIDQHIGK, encoded by the coding sequence ATGAAAAAAACAAAAAAAATGCTGCTGCCGCTGGTCAGTATGCTGCTGATGTCCATCCTGCTGTCCGCTTGCGGTGGCGGAAATAATGCGGCATCCGGAGAGGGCGGCTCCTCAGGTTCAGGTAAAGTGACCATCAGTTTCATGCACTGGCGTGGCGAGGATTCCGAAGCATTCAACAAGACCATTGACGCCTTTGAAAAAGAAAACCCGAACATCCATGTGGAAATGCAGACGCTCCCTTCGGACCAGTATCAATCCACGGTGCAGTCCAAAATCAGCGACGGCTCCACGGGTGATGTGTTTGCCTCTTTCCCGGGTGCCCAGTTCCAAGCGTTCAGCAAAGCCGGATTATTTACGGATTTGACGGGATCATCCTTCCTATCCAACTATAATCCGAAACTAATCGAAGCCGGACAGCATGATGGCAAACAATATGCAGTTCCGTACCAACTTGTATATAATGATCCGATCTATAACGTGAAGTTGTTTGAGAAATACGGCCTGACACCACCGAAAGATTGGGAAGGGTTCCTGGCTCTGTGCCAGAAGCTGAAAGACAATGGCATCATTCCGATTGCTTTTGCCGGAGCGGATATTGGTCCAGGCCAATTCATGAATACGATGGTGATGAACAATGCACCAAGTGACGACATTTTTACCAAAGTTGAAGCAGGAGAAGCCAAACTGACAGATGAGTTCTGGGTGAAAACGTTGACGCAAATTAAAGAGCTGAACGATAAAGGATACTTCCAGCAGGATGCGCTAGGTACGAAAGACCCGGCAGCGGGTGCACTGTTTATTCAGGAAAAAGCAGCCATGCTCGCAAGTGGTTCATATCAACTGGCTCAGAACAAACAGCAAAACCCGAATCTGGAGCAAAAGCTGCTCGCACCAATTACGGTAAGTGCCGATCAGGCGAAATATGAAGGGGTGCACACCACCACGTTTATGCTTGCGGTAAACAGCAAGTCGAAACACCCGGAAGAAGCGAAGAAATTCCTTGAATTCCTGAGCAAACCGGATGCAGCTGGCGCATACGCCAACCAGACAGGACAAAATGTAACAGTGAATGACGTGAAGTATGATACACCTGAGCTTCAGGTTGCGGGAGAATGGGCGAACAAAAAGACCGTGTTCCAGCCGCGGTTTACCATCCTGAACGGAGACAACCAAAAGGCTGTAACTAACTCCATTCAGGCCGTGCTGAGCGGCACTTCCCCGGAAGAAGCAGCACAGCAGGCACAAGCGATCATTGATCAGCATATCGGGAAATAA
- a CDS encoding MFS transporter: protein MSKLEVLRNPKQRKLLFSAGMSWLFDAMEVGMISFIVAALAKEWSLSPGQVGVLTSINSIGMALGALLAGALADRFGRKAILMWTLLIFTIASGLSALATGFAVLCALRLVAGIGLGGELPVASTLVSESMPTAERGRAVVLLESFWAGGWIVSALIANFVIPEYGWRIAFAIGALPAFYALYLRRAIQDPPRYKNHTKLHKITFREKVATVWSAPHRRTTLMLWILWFTVIFSYYGMFLWLPSVVMAKGFTLVKSFQYVLIMTIAQLPGYFTAAYFIERYGRKFVLVVYLTLTAVSAIAFGLATTEATILAAGICLSFFNLGAWGGLYAYSPELYPTSVRSTGVGLATSVGRVGGVLAPLMVGMLVQRTVPISLIFTIFFVTILIGAAAVLFWGRETKGQELTE, encoded by the coding sequence ATGAGCAAATTGGAAGTGTTGCGGAATCCCAAGCAGCGCAAGCTGCTGTTCAGTGCCGGCATGAGCTGGCTGTTCGATGCGATGGAGGTCGGCATGATTTCCTTTATCGTGGCTGCACTTGCGAAGGAATGGAGCCTCAGTCCCGGACAGGTGGGAGTGCTGACGAGTATCAACTCCATCGGTATGGCACTGGGTGCCCTGCTTGCGGGTGCACTCGCAGACCGTTTTGGGCGAAAAGCCATTCTGATGTGGACGCTGTTAATTTTCACGATTGCAAGCGGTCTATCTGCACTCGCTACCGGGTTTGCGGTATTGTGTGCATTGCGTCTCGTTGCAGGTATTGGTCTTGGCGGCGAGCTGCCGGTGGCATCTACGCTGGTATCGGAATCGATGCCTACAGCGGAGCGTGGACGTGCGGTTGTGTTATTGGAAAGCTTCTGGGCAGGGGGCTGGATTGTATCGGCGCTCATTGCCAATTTTGTTATCCCGGAGTATGGGTGGAGAATTGCGTTTGCGATTGGTGCACTTCCGGCGTTCTACGCGCTGTATCTGCGCCGTGCCATCCAAGATCCGCCGCGGTACAAGAATCATACAAAATTGCATAAAATCACGTTTCGCGAGAAGGTTGCGACGGTCTGGTCTGCACCGCACCGCCGGACCACGTTGATGCTGTGGATTTTATGGTTTACCGTTATTTTCTCGTATTATGGCATGTTTTTATGGCTTCCTTCGGTTGTGATGGCGAAAGGTTTTACATTGGTCAAAAGTTTCCAATATGTGCTGATCATGACGATCGCACAGCTGCCAGGGTACTTCACCGCAGCGTATTTCATTGAACGTTATGGCCGTAAATTCGTGCTTGTCGTATATCTGACGCTGACTGCAGTTAGCGCGATTGCCTTTGGACTAGCCACGACGGAAGCGACGATTTTGGCCGCCGGAATCTGTTTGTCATTCTTCAACCTGGGCGCTTGGGGCGGACTCTACGCGTACAGCCCGGAATTGTATCCCACTTCGGTGCGTTCCACAGGCGTTGGACTGGCTACATCGGTAGGTCGGGTTGGAGGTGTGCTCGCACCGCTGATGGTTGGGATGCTGGTTCAGCGAACAGTTCCAATCAGCCTAATTTTCACTATTTTCTTCGTAACAATCCTGATCGGGGCGGCTGCCGTGCTGTTCTGGGGCCGGGAAACGAAGGGACAAGAACTCACAGAGTAA
- a CDS encoding carbohydrate ABC transporter permease, with product MVFKWFNRLILLVYALLILVPLYFVFVSSFKTSSNFFTSPFSWPDPFTWDNVTGLFRNQPMWQYFGNSMIVTLGTVAIELLLSSMIAYAIVRWGGSVGKIVFALFVAGLIVPSQVSMLPIYSLTRTLGWSDSLTGLIIVSAAMLMPVSVFMLTGFMRMLNSEILEAGSMDGANEWRLFTRIALPLAAPSLAATATFLLVMVWNDLLIPMLMLTSKSKLTLPLALMQFRGEYVTNYPMMLTGVLVTAIPMIVLFLLLQRYFVAGLTAGSLKG from the coding sequence ATGGTTTTCAAATGGTTCAATCGACTGATCCTGTTGGTGTACGCGCTGCTGATCCTTGTACCGCTGTATTTTGTATTTGTATCTTCGTTTAAAACAAGCAGCAATTTCTTCACGAGTCCATTCAGCTGGCCGGACCCGTTTACGTGGGATAATGTCACGGGCTTGTTTCGCAATCAGCCGATGTGGCAGTATTTCGGGAACAGTATGATTGTGACGCTGGGAACCGTTGCGATTGAGCTGCTGCTCAGCAGCATGATTGCTTACGCTATTGTCCGCTGGGGCGGCAGCGTAGGCAAAATTGTGTTTGCGCTGTTTGTGGCAGGTCTAATTGTACCGTCACAGGTCAGCATGCTGCCGATCTATTCCCTTACGCGTACACTCGGGTGGTCCGACAGCCTGACGGGTCTGATTATCGTATCGGCGGCCATGCTGATGCCTGTCTCGGTATTTATGCTGACAGGTTTTATGCGGATGCTGAATTCGGAAATTTTAGAAGCAGGCAGCATGGATGGAGCAAATGAGTGGAGACTCTTTACCCGGATTGCTCTTCCTCTGGCAGCACCTTCACTGGCGGCAACAGCGACGTTTCTGCTTGTGATGGTGTGGAATGATTTGCTCATTCCGATGCTTATGCTCACCAGCAAGTCCAAACTTACCCTGCCGCTCGCCCTGATGCAATTCCGCGGGGAGTACGTGACAAATTATCCGATGATGCTGACAGGCGTTCTTGTGACGGCCATTCCAATGATTGTGCTGTTCCTGCTGCTTCAGCGTTATTTTGTTGCAGGTCTTACGGCAGGTTCCCTTAAAGGTTGA
- a CDS encoding HEAT repeat domain-containing protein, translated as MYPIQTTIKELLAEERFEEAMTLIAELGDKGDRSSVEFLIGILTGTQNTLVRNEVAIALKDIGDNRAVYPLIKALSNAEMRRSRGTLLYAMEEMHYEPYIKIIAALIGDASLEVRMQSFLLFEKVAGKLSTQQKQICKEALLKCKVERTNDMLDEALALLRN; from the coding sequence TTGTATCCAATACAGACGACTATCAAGGAATTATTAGCTGAAGAGAGGTTCGAAGAAGCGATGACTCTGATTGCTGAGCTGGGAGACAAAGGAGATCGTTCTTCAGTTGAGTTCCTCATTGGAATTTTGACCGGAACCCAGAATACTCTTGTCAGAAATGAAGTGGCGATTGCACTAAAAGATATTGGAGACAATAGAGCGGTTTATCCGCTAATTAAGGCTCTGTCCAACGCAGAGATGAGAAGGAGCAGGGGCACTTTGCTGTACGCGATGGAAGAAATGCATTATGAGCCTTATATTAAGATCATTGCAGCATTGATTGGTGACGCCAGTCTGGAAGTAAGGATGCAGTCTTTTCTATTATTTGAAAAGGTAGCGGGAAAATTAAGCACGCAACAAAAGCAGATTTGCAAAGAGGCTTTATTGAAGTGCAAAGTTGAACGTACTAATGACATGTTGGATGAGGCATTAGCGTTGTTGAGAAACTAG
- a CDS encoding sugar ABC transporter permease, which produces MKNRLQLSLFLLPGLLLYVGLFVFPTLTGLFYSFTDWDGVSPSYAFVGLDNYKDSLSSIVFRKAFGNNVEFMLTVVIAQTFISLVLALLLVRNTKTKVVLRALYFLPAILSSVSVGLIWAFMYDPSIGLINYGLNEAGMSSMARNWIGDPKIAIFSIAAVQVWAHAGQMMIVFIAGLQGIPAELYEAARMDGGGKWQVFRTVTWPLLAPSATIVVAYTTIQSFKAFDLIFTMTDGGPNYATEILTTYIYHTAFGSYSFGLASAGSMIFLVLLALLTLLQFKALRADRVSY; this is translated from the coding sequence ATGAAAAACCGACTTCAGCTATCCCTGTTTCTGTTACCCGGATTGCTGCTGTACGTTGGATTGTTCGTATTTCCTACATTGACGGGGCTGTTCTACTCCTTTACGGATTGGGACGGGGTATCCCCGTCGTATGCATTTGTAGGGCTGGATAATTACAAGGACAGTCTCAGCAGCATCGTATTTCGCAAAGCCTTCGGCAATAACGTGGAGTTTATGCTAACCGTTGTTATCGCACAAACGTTTATTTCACTTGTTCTGGCTCTGCTTTTGGTACGTAATACCAAGACAAAAGTGGTGCTTCGTGCATTGTATTTCCTGCCGGCGATTCTGTCATCGGTGTCGGTTGGTCTGATCTGGGCATTCATGTATGACCCGTCCATTGGACTGATCAATTACGGATTAAACGAGGCGGGCATGAGCAGCATGGCTCGTAACTGGATCGGTGATCCGAAGATTGCGATTTTCTCCATAGCTGCAGTGCAGGTCTGGGCTCACGCAGGACAGATGATGATTGTATTCATTGCAGGTCTGCAGGGTATTCCGGCAGAGCTGTATGAAGCGGCGCGCATGGATGGCGGCGGCAAATGGCAGGTATTCCGTACCGTGACCTGGCCGCTGCTGGCTCCCTCGGCAACGATTGTGGTGGCCTACACGACCATTCAGTCGTTCAAGGCATTTGACCTTATTTTCACGATGACGGACGGAGGTCCGAACTACGCGACTGAAATTTTGACCACCTATATTTATCATACAGCCTTTGGCAGCTATTCGTTTGGTCTGGCTTCTGCGGGTTCGATGATCTTTCTGGTGCTGCTCGCCTTGTTGACACTGCTGCAGTTCAAAGCGCTGCGTGCCGACCGGGTAAGCTATTAA
- a CDS encoding DUF3139 domain-containing protein, whose protein sequence is MKPLKTLLAAVAVLIIASLAWYGSYQSDMKKLEDEMKTYLTVEKGIEEHTIISITARRSKMPMYPVVVQFKDNPEEHIYYYREDEWIQLAPDPNS, encoded by the coding sequence ATGAAGCCGCTAAAGACCTTATTGGCTGCAGTCGCAGTACTAATTATTGCTTCTTTGGCCTGGTACGGCTCTTATCAGAGTGATATGAAGAAACTTGAGGATGAGATGAAGACGTATCTAACAGTTGAAAAAGGAATCGAGGAGCATACGATTATAAGCATCACAGCTCGTCGCAGTAAAATGCCGATGTATCCTGTTGTTGTCCAATTTAAGGATAATCCAGAGGAACATATTTACTACTATAGAGAAGATGAATGGATTCAGCTGGCACCTGATCCGAATTCGTAA
- the yaaA gene encoding peroxide stress protein YaaA, whose amino-acid sequence MRIIISPAKKMKVDTDLMASAQMPQFINESEQLLSLLQTLSYDDLKTLWKCNDTIAELNMERIRSMNLKANLTPAIYAYEGIQYQYMAPGVFQHEELTYLEQHLRILSGFYGLLRPWDGVTPYRLEMQGKLQGPGFKSLYQFWDSKLADQLQAESSCILNLASKEYSKNIVPFLKQETRFITCVFGQMVNGKLVEKATRAKMARGEMVRYMAERKITDVQDIQSFDRLEFVFSEEQSDERTYVFIYSEKK is encoded by the coding sequence ATGAGGATTATTATATCACCAGCCAAAAAGATGAAGGTCGACACCGATCTGATGGCGAGCGCGCAGATGCCGCAATTTATTAACGAGTCAGAACAACTTCTGAGTCTGCTTCAAACGTTATCGTATGACGACCTCAAAACGCTGTGGAAGTGCAATGATACAATCGCAGAGCTGAATATGGAGCGGATTCGGAGCATGAATCTGAAGGCGAATCTTACGCCTGCTATCTATGCCTATGAGGGCATTCAGTATCAATATATGGCACCGGGTGTTTTTCAGCATGAGGAACTGACATATCTGGAGCAGCACTTACGTATATTATCCGGATTTTATGGCCTGTTACGCCCTTGGGACGGGGTTACCCCGTATCGGTTGGAGATGCAGGGCAAGCTGCAGGGTCCCGGGTTCAAATCCCTTTACCAGTTCTGGGACAGTAAACTGGCTGATCAGCTTCAAGCGGAAAGCAGCTGCATTCTGAATCTGGCTTCCAAAGAATACAGCAAGAACATCGTCCCTTTTCTGAAGCAAGAAACCCGGTTTATTACGTGTGTCTTCGGGCAAATGGTGAACGGAAAGCTGGTTGAAAAGGCCACCCGCGCCAAAATGGCGAGAGGTGAGATGGTACGTTATATGGCAGAGCGGAAGATTACGGATGTGCAGGATATCCAAAGCTTTGATCGGTTAGAGTTTGTTTTCTCGGAAGAACAATCGGATGAGCGTACTTATGTGTTTATTTATTCAGAGAAGAAGTAA
- a CDS encoding LLM class flavin-dependent oxidoreductase, with protein MTFVSEQEEMKFGWFLPTAGDGKYVGVEPEREPSLDYLVQVAQTAETAGFEFVLIPTGGACLDAWVVGSAVMSHTKTLRPLVAIRPGLVTPVLAARMGAALDQLSGGRAMINVVTGSSVRDLEELGDPLAHAHDERYVRASEYMEVMKRSWTQSTGLNLTEFAGSGAQSGADASSDPNPEFNGQYYNFKGPVGMPETVQKPHPPFYLGGSSPIAKRVAVEHADTFLMWGEPHDWIQEQIEEIEIIREQVREETGQDRQLRYGMRAQVLIRDTEEEAWAAAWEIISKVPPEAIEKAKAAFAETDATNQRRQNELRELSEKQQFVVGPNLWTGLSVVRSGGAILIVGTAEQVAERLMEYGDLGVTTFILSGYPHLEEAEIFGKTVMPIIREKWKTRQKQHSITAH; from the coding sequence ATGACGTTTGTGAGCGAACAGGAAGAGATGAAGTTTGGATGGTTTTTACCCACCGCTGGAGATGGAAAGTATGTAGGTGTCGAGCCGGAACGTGAGCCAAGTCTGGATTATCTGGTGCAGGTGGCACAGACGGCGGAGACGGCAGGGTTCGAATTTGTACTGATTCCGACAGGGGGAGCCTGTCTGGACGCATGGGTGGTCGGCTCGGCGGTAATGAGTCACACCAAGACACTGCGTCCCCTTGTAGCGATTCGCCCAGGTCTGGTGACACCCGTACTCGCGGCTCGCATGGGTGCGGCACTGGATCAGCTCTCGGGTGGTCGTGCCATGATTAACGTAGTTACGGGCAGCTCGGTTCGAGATCTGGAAGAACTCGGTGATCCGCTGGCACATGCGCATGATGAACGGTATGTTCGCGCAAGCGAGTATATGGAAGTCATGAAGCGTTCGTGGACGCAGTCGACAGGCTTGAACCTGACGGAATTCGCCGGAAGTGGCGCTCAATCAGGTGCAGATGCATCCAGCGATCCAAATCCTGAATTCAACGGTCAATATTATAACTTCAAAGGTCCGGTAGGCATGCCGGAGACGGTACAGAAGCCCCATCCACCATTCTATCTCGGAGGAAGTTCTCCGATAGCAAAGCGGGTGGCGGTTGAACATGCGGATACGTTCCTCATGTGGGGCGAGCCGCATGACTGGATTCAGGAACAGATCGAAGAGATCGAGATCATTCGCGAACAGGTGAGAGAGGAAACGGGACAAGATCGTCAGCTTCGTTACGGTATGCGGGCACAGGTTCTCATCCGAGATACCGAAGAAGAAGCTTGGGCAGCGGCGTGGGAGATCATCAGCAAAGTGCCGCCGGAAGCGATTGAGAAAGCCAAAGCTGCATTCGCCGAAACCGATGCCACCAACCAGCGCAGACAAAATGAGCTGCGAGAGCTTTCCGAGAAACAGCAGTTTGTCGTTGGGCCGAACTTATGGACAGGGTTGTCGGTCGTGCGCTCCGGGGGAGCCATTCTCATCGTGGGTACAGCAGAACAGGTGGCGGAACGTTTGATGGAATACGGGGACCTGGGCGTGACGACATTTATTCTATCCGGTTATCCGCACTTGGAAGAAGCCGAAATCTTCGGCAAGACGGTAATGCCGATCATCCGCGAGAAATGGAAAACAAGACAGAAGCAGCATTCTATTACTGCCCACTAA
- a CDS encoding cell wall hydrolase — protein MLLGACALTLGLTAAAPSAGAQKLEQGIRSEHVVQLQEQLSELGYFDAGITGYYGSITKSAVRDFQQAQGLSADGVAGPITLEKLNKKVKAEGETLRQLAKLIHGEARGESFEGQVAVGAVVLNRVQSGEFPSSISEVIFQKGQFTAVDDGQFNLKPTATSFKAARQALNGVDPTNGALYYYNPKIATSEWSKSRPTLLTIGQHDFTR, from the coding sequence ATGCTTCTTGGTGCATGTGCATTGACCTTAGGGTTGACCGCTGCTGCGCCTTCCGCAGGCGCACAGAAGCTGGAACAGGGCATTCGCAGTGAACATGTGGTGCAGCTGCAGGAGCAGCTGAGTGAGCTGGGATATTTTGACGCTGGAATCACAGGTTATTACGGTTCCATTACCAAGAGCGCGGTCCGCGATTTTCAGCAAGCGCAGGGACTGAGCGCCGATGGTGTGGCAGGACCGATTACTTTGGAGAAGCTGAACAAGAAGGTCAAAGCCGAAGGAGAAACGCTGCGGCAGCTGGCGAAGCTGATCCATGGGGAAGCACGCGGGGAATCTTTTGAAGGCCAGGTTGCTGTAGGAGCAGTTGTCTTAAACCGGGTGCAGTCGGGAGAGTTCCCGTCATCCATCTCCGAAGTTATTTTCCAGAAAGGTCAGTTCACCGCTGTGGACGATGGACAGTTTAATTTGAAGCCAACCGCGACTTCGTTTAAAGCTGCACGTCAAGCTCTCAATGGCGTTGATCCGACGAATGGTGCACTGTATTATTATAATCCGAAGATTGCCACGTCCGAGTGGAGCAAGAGCAGACCGACACTGCTGACCATTGGCCAGCATGATTTTACGAGATGA
- a CDS encoding DUF4879 domain-containing protein — translation MKKLFSLALILVLVFSFNAAVFAEAQTAQPKPLTKEEVVNSKAFREAVEAARAELKAQKDNGGPVLHAPAPKVSHINVYAVASPNGGQEIYGFNSNPFSTAHDHGGDWIQCVTFQIGYDSSHFGTLAGNKMTNNWSEPIDLDGDRVIDAFAYSWLYEAPSTGGQFVGTVYSINIPTQWTGWINVR, via the coding sequence ATGAAAAAGTTGTTTAGCTTGGCTCTTATTCTTGTTTTAGTCTTCTCGTTTAATGCAGCTGTTTTTGCCGAGGCTCAGACGGCTCAACCCAAACCTTTAACGAAAGAAGAAGTGGTGAATTCAAAAGCATTCCGTGAAGCTGTAGAGGCAGCCAGAGCGGAATTGAAAGCACAAAAAGACAATGGCGGCCCCGTGCTGCATGCACCTGCGCCAAAGGTATCTCACATTAATGTATACGCTGTCGCTTCCCCTAATGGTGGTCAAGAAATTTACGGCTTCAATAGCAACCCGTTCTCCACTGCCCATGATCATGGGGGGGACTGGATACAGTGTGTTACTTTCCAGATCGGTTATGACAGCTCTCACTTCGGCACACTCGCAGGAAATAAAATGACAAACAATTGGTCTGAACCTATAGATCTGGACGGTGATCGTGTTATAGATGCCTTTGCTTATTCTTGGCTATATGAGGCACCTAGTACGGGTGGGCAGTTCGTAGGAACCGTTTACTCCATTAATATTCCAACACAGTGGACCGGTTGGATTAATGTTCGTTAA